A section of the Streptomyces sp. Je 1-369 genome encodes:
- a CDS encoding aldehyde dehydrogenase family protein produces MSFFTDLAHQYIDGEWKAGSGSWDIIDFNPYDGEKLASITVATADEVDQAYRAAERAQRDWADTNPYARRAVFERALRIIEDREEEISEAIVAELGGTRLKAAFELHLTKEFLREAVHLALRPEGRVLPSPDEGKENRLYRVPVGVVGVISPFNFPFLLSIKSVAPALALGNAVVLKPHQNAPVLGGALVAKVFEDAGLPAGLLNVVITDIAEIGDAFLENTVPSVISFTGSDRVGRHVATVCASHFKRSILEMGGNSALIVLDDADIDYAVDAAVFSRFVHQGQVCMAANRILVDRSVQAEFTEKFVDKVASLKVGDPSDPATHIGPLINSSQADAVTAVVEQAVAAGAKALLHGRTDGNLVAPSVLTDLPDGSPVLTQEIFGPVALLLPFDGEDEAVRIANDTPYGLSGAVHTADTERGVRIAKRVRTGMIHVNDGTVHDEPIVPFGGEKSSGLGRLNGESTVDAFTTQKWISVQHGRSRFPF; encoded by the coding sequence ATGTCCTTCTTCACCGACCTGGCTCACCAGTACATCGACGGGGAGTGGAAGGCCGGGTCGGGTTCCTGGGACATCATCGACTTCAATCCGTACGACGGGGAGAAGCTGGCGTCCATCACCGTCGCCACGGCGGACGAGGTCGACCAGGCGTACCGCGCGGCCGAGCGGGCACAGCGGGACTGGGCCGATACGAACCCCTACGCGCGCCGTGCCGTGTTCGAGCGCGCCCTGCGGATCATCGAGGACCGCGAGGAGGAGATCAGCGAGGCGATCGTCGCCGAACTGGGCGGCACCCGCCTCAAGGCCGCCTTCGAGCTCCACCTCACCAAGGAGTTCCTGCGCGAGGCGGTCCATCTCGCGCTGCGCCCCGAGGGCCGCGTCCTGCCCTCCCCGGACGAGGGCAAGGAAAACCGTCTCTACCGCGTCCCGGTCGGTGTGGTGGGAGTCATCAGCCCCTTCAACTTCCCGTTCCTCCTGTCGATCAAGAGCGTCGCGCCCGCCCTCGCCCTCGGCAACGCCGTGGTGCTCAAGCCGCACCAGAACGCCCCGGTGCTGGGCGGCGCCCTGGTCGCGAAGGTCTTCGAGGACGCGGGCCTGCCGGCCGGACTGCTCAACGTGGTGATCACGGACATAGCCGAGATAGGCGACGCCTTCCTCGAGAACACCGTGCCGAGCGTCATCTCCTTCACCGGCTCGGACCGCGTGGGCCGCCACGTCGCCACGGTCTGCGCCTCGCACTTCAAGCGCTCGATCCTGGAGATGGGCGGCAACAGCGCGCTGATCGTCCTGGACGACGCCGACATCGACTACGCGGTGGACGCGGCGGTCTTCAGCCGTTTCGTGCACCAGGGCCAGGTCTGCATGGCCGCCAACCGCATCCTCGTGGACCGGTCCGTGCAGGCGGAGTTCACCGAGAAGTTCGTCGACAAGGTCGCGAGCCTGAAGGTCGGCGACCCGTCCGACCCCGCCACTCACATCGGCCCGCTCATCAACTCCTCGCAGGCGGACGCCGTCACCGCCGTCGTCGAGCAGGCCGTCGCGGCCGGCGCGAAGGCGCTGCTGCACGGGCGCACCGACGGCAACCTGGTCGCCCCCTCGGTCCTGACCGACCTCCCCGACGGCTCCCCGGTCCTCACCCAGGAGATCTTCGGCCCCGTCGCCCTGCTGCTGCCCTTCGACGGCGAGGACGAGGCGGTCCGCATCGCCAACGACACCCCGTACGGCCTGAGCGGCGCCGTGCACACCGCCGACACGGAGCGCGGCGTACGCATCGCCAAGCGCGTCAGGACCGGCATGATCCACGTGAACGACGGCACCGTGCACGACGAGCCGATCGTGCCGTTCGGCGGCGAGAAGAGCAGTGGCCTGGGGCGGCTGAACGGCGAGTCGACGGTGGACGCGTTCACCACGCAGAAGTGGATCTCGGTGCAGCACGGCAGGTCGCGCTTCCCGTTCTGA
- a CDS encoding ATP-binding protein, producing the protein MGTNGSTMLEPLRQGLPPIDPSAVSDAASVALPARYEAVGSARQFTRKTLGQWDLDERFDDIALVVSELVTNALRHALPADTPRDPQEPPVRLHLMHWATRLVCAVRDPSDESPVARDTDDDFSSESGRGLFLVDSFSDSWGWHPLAGALRGKVVWALFSLR; encoded by the coding sequence ATGGGGACGAATGGATCGACCATGCTCGAGCCGTTAAGGCAGGGGCTACCTCCGATCGACCCCTCCGCCGTCTCGGACGCGGCGTCCGTCGCCCTCCCCGCCCGCTACGAAGCAGTGGGCAGCGCCCGGCAGTTCACCCGTAAGACGCTGGGCCAGTGGGACCTCGACGAGCGGTTCGACGACATCGCGCTGGTCGTCTCCGAACTCGTCACCAACGCGCTGCGCCACGCACTGCCCGCCGACACCCCGCGCGATCCCCAGGAACCGCCGGTGCGGCTGCACCTGATGCACTGGGCGACGCGGCTCGTGTGCGCGGTGCGCGACCCCAGCGACGAGAGTCCGGTCGCGCGCGACACGGACGACGACTTCTCCTCGGAGTCCGGGCGGGGCCTGTTCCTCGTGGACTCGTTCAGCGACAGCTGGGGCTGGCACCCGCTCGCGGGCGCGCTGCGCGGCAAGGTGGTCTGGGCACTGTTCAGCCTGCGCTGA
- a CDS encoding helix-turn-helix domain-containing protein, which produces MTAGESSGSVVRRILLGSQLRRLRESRGITREAAGYSIRASESKISRMELGRVSFKSRDVEDLLTLYGVTDDAERGALLSLAKEANLTGWWHSYSDVLPGWFQTYIGLEGAASLIRVYEVQFVNGLLQTEAYAHAVVARGMKGASRAEIDRRVALRLERQKLLTSEHAPRFHCVLDEAALRRPYGDREVMRGQIQHLIEISERPNVTLQVMPFSFGGHAGESGAFTMLSFPESDLSDVVYVEQLTGALYLDKAEEVAQYERVVAQLQKDSPDPVGSRDLLRGLLQLT; this is translated from the coding sequence GTGACCGCAGGGGAGTCGAGCGGCTCGGTGGTACGGCGCATCCTGCTGGGCTCGCAGCTGAGGCGGCTCAGGGAATCCCGCGGCATCACGCGCGAAGCGGCCGGGTACTCCATCCGCGCCTCCGAATCGAAGATCAGCCGCATGGAGTTGGGACGGGTGAGCTTCAAGTCCAGGGACGTCGAGGACCTTCTGACGCTCTACGGCGTCACCGACGACGCCGAGCGCGGCGCGCTGCTCTCGCTCGCCAAAGAGGCCAACCTCACGGGCTGGTGGCACAGTTACTCGGACGTCCTGCCCGGCTGGTTCCAGACATATATCGGCCTTGAGGGCGCGGCCTCGCTCATCCGCGTCTACGAAGTCCAGTTCGTGAACGGCCTGTTGCAGACCGAGGCGTACGCGCACGCGGTCGTCGCCCGAGGCATGAAGGGCGCGAGCCGGGCCGAGATCGACCGCCGCGTCGCCCTGCGCCTCGAACGCCAGAAACTCCTCACCTCCGAGCACGCGCCCCGCTTCCACTGCGTACTGGACGAGGCCGCGCTCCGTCGGCCGTACGGCGACCGTGAGGTGATGAGGGGCCAGATCCAGCACCTCATCGAGATCTCCGAGCGCCCCAACGTCACCCTCCAGGTCATGCCGTTCAGCTTCGGCGGGCACGCGGGCGAGAGCGGCGCCTTCACCATGCTGAGCTTCCCGGAGTCCGACCTCTCCGACGTCGTGTACGTGGAACAGCTCACCGGCGCCCTCTACCTCGACAAGGCGGAGGAAGTCGCCCAGTACGAGCGCGTGGTCGCGCAGCTGCAGAAGGACAGCCCCGATCCGGTCGGAAGCCGGGATCTTCTCCGTGGTCTGCTCCAACTCACCTGA
- a CDS encoding ATP-binding cassette domain-containing protein, producing MPDAIVVEGAHKTYGQRGKGTKGAGKKALNGLDLRVERGTVHGVLGPNGAGKTTAVRMLATLLRPDEGRVEVAGHDVRRRPDEVRRRIGLLGQHAAVDEELSGRQNLDMFGRLHHLGARHARVRADELLERFGLAETGRKAVKQYSGGMRRRLDLAASLVTDPEVLFLDEPTTGLDPRGRAEVWDSVRSLVGGGTTVLLTTQYLEEADQLAHRMSVIDEGRVIAEGTADDLKAKLGGDRIDVVVRDAAQLARAAAVLPPGATVDADRRMASAPVTDRMEALTAVVRGLRDAGIDAEDVALRRPTLDEVFLSLTDRTKETV from the coding sequence ATGCCGGACGCGATCGTCGTCGAAGGTGCGCACAAGACGTACGGGCAGCGGGGCAAGGGGACCAAGGGAGCGGGGAAGAAGGCGCTGAACGGCCTCGATCTGCGGGTCGAGCGCGGCACGGTGCACGGCGTGCTCGGGCCGAACGGGGCGGGCAAGACCACGGCGGTGCGGATGCTCGCCACCCTCCTGCGGCCGGACGAGGGGCGCGTCGAGGTCGCGGGGCACGACGTGCGGCGCAGGCCCGACGAGGTGCGCAGGCGCATCGGGCTGCTCGGCCAGCACGCGGCGGTCGACGAGGAGCTGAGCGGTCGGCAGAACCTGGACATGTTCGGGCGGCTCCACCACCTGGGCGCCCGCCACGCGCGCGTGCGGGCCGACGAGCTCCTGGAGAGGTTCGGGCTCGCGGAGACCGGGCGCAAGGCCGTCAAGCAGTACAGCGGCGGCATGCGGCGCCGTCTGGACCTCGCGGCGTCCCTCGTCACCGACCCCGAGGTGCTCTTCCTGGACGAGCCGACCACGGGCCTCGATCCGCGCGGCCGCGCCGAGGTGTGGGACTCGGTGCGCTCGCTGGTCGGCGGCGGCACCACCGTGCTCCTGACGACGCAGTACCTGGAGGAGGCGGACCAGCTGGCCCACCGCATGTCGGTGATCGACGAGGGGCGCGTCATCGCGGAGGGCACGGCGGACGACCTCAAGGCGAAGCTGGGCGGCGACCGCATCGACGTGGTGGTGCGTGACGCGGCCCAACTGGCCCGTGCGGCCGCCGTGCTGCCTCCCGGCGCCACGGTGGACGCGGACCGACGGATGGCCTCCGCGCCCGTCACGGACCGCATGGAGGCCCTCACGGCCGTCGTGCGGGGCCTGCGGGACGCCGGCATCGACGCGGAGGACGTGGCGCTGCGCAGGCCCACGCTGGACGAGGTCTTCCTGAGCCTGACGGACCGTACGAAGGAGACCGTGTGA
- a CDS encoding B12-binding domain-containing radical SAM protein — MNNRGDYWTNFDSRYIAAHPNVQPMRKILWELPHWVPWLAAVIEQAGFDSMEALDFYGDCAIIDGIDEPRIHDRLTRHPADVYLFSPMTINLPQALRIAEMVKEIHPRARTIFGGVVATPLYEEVARHPAVDYVVRDRGEYALPELLLALRDGGDLSALRNLAYETPGGELAVSKLHPYIPVEDIPFPKVDIFPKDTGQDLRYIRQNYALGCPFTCDFCTIQTIGRKPMYFSPDRVLAEVAAYREQFGKHHHVYFGDETFTANTQRTLDICSALERDGTITYDAQTRLNCLRDTRLPKALYDSGCRWMEIGLESASADTQHAFKQHTKLDPLEETLARLRDAGLPTCSYLIMGLPNEKPDDMRRTIDWACSLIDRGLLYASYLSLFVPYPGTPMFDHPERYGMKLLHRQYDLYNEELPPVVDTKHATSEEVYDIFVEGVGMLAQAMGRAPALTFDHAPSQHRAYGEFWRAG, encoded by the coding sequence GTGAACAACAGGGGGGACTACTGGACCAACTTCGACAGCCGCTACATCGCCGCGCACCCGAACGTGCAGCCCATGCGCAAGATCCTCTGGGAGCTGCCGCACTGGGTGCCCTGGCTCGCCGCCGTCATCGAGCAGGCGGGCTTCGACTCCATGGAAGCGCTCGACTTCTACGGCGACTGCGCGATCATCGACGGCATCGACGAGCCCCGGATCCACGACCGCCTGACGCGTCACCCGGCGGACGTCTACCTCTTCTCGCCCATGACCATCAACCTGCCGCAGGCGCTGCGCATCGCGGAGATGGTCAAGGAGATCCACCCGCGCGCCCGAACGATCTTCGGCGGTGTGGTGGCGACCCCGCTGTACGAGGAGGTGGCCCGCCACCCGGCCGTCGACTACGTGGTCCGCGACCGCGGCGAGTACGCGCTGCCCGAGCTGCTGCTGGCCCTGCGCGACGGCGGCGACCTGTCCGCCCTGCGCAACCTCGCGTACGAGACGCCCGGCGGAGAGCTGGCGGTCTCCAAGCTCCACCCGTACATCCCGGTCGAGGACATCCCCTTCCCCAAGGTCGACATCTTCCCGAAGGACACCGGCCAGGACCTCCGCTACATCCGGCAGAACTACGCGCTGGGCTGCCCCTTCACCTGCGACTTCTGCACCATCCAGACGATCGGCCGCAAGCCGATGTACTTCTCCCCCGACCGGGTCCTGGCCGAAGTGGCGGCCTACCGGGAGCAGTTCGGCAAGCACCACCACGTCTACTTCGGCGACGAGACCTTCACCGCCAACACCCAGCGCACCCTGGACATCTGCTCGGCCCTGGAACGCGACGGGACCATCACCTACGACGCGCAGACCCGCCTCAACTGCCTGCGCGACACCCGGCTGCCCAAGGCTCTCTACGACAGCGGCTGCCGCTGGATGGAGATCGGCCTGGAGTCGGCCAGCGCCGACACGCAGCACGCCTTCAAGCAGCACACCAAGCTGGACCCCCTGGAGGAGACACTCGCCCGGCTGCGCGACGCGGGGCTGCCGACCTGCTCGTACCTCATCATGGGCCTGCCCAACGAGAAGCCGGACGACATGCGCCGCACCATCGACTGGGCGTGTTCGCTCATCGACCGCGGGCTGCTCTACGCCTCCTACCTCTCGCTGTTCGTGCCGTACCCCGGCACGCCGATGTTCGACCACCCCGAGCGCTACGGCATGAAGCTCCTGCACCGCCAGTACGACCTGTACAACGAGGAGCTGCCGCCGGTCGTCGACACCAAGCACGCGACGAGCGAGGAGGTGTACGACATCTTCGTCGAGGGTGTCGGGATGCTCGCACAGGCCATGGGCCGGGCGCCCGCCCTCACCTTCGACCACGCGCCGTCGCAGCACCGGGCGTACGGCGAGTTCTGGAGGGCGGGCTGA
- a CDS encoding MupA/Atu3671 family FMN-dependent luciferase-like monooxygenase, whose amino-acid sequence MDFSLFYFANDSGTTEDDRYRLLLEGARFADEHGFHAVWTPERHFHQFGGTYPNPSVTGAAVAAVTSRVKIRAGSVVAPLHHPVRIAEEWSVVDNISRGRVGVSFASGWHATDFALNPSTYGDRRTEMYERIEQVRALWRGEAIKVTDGLGNPAEVRSFPPPVQAELPVWITSVGDIETFRSAGRIGAGLLTHLLGQTPEQLAEKIAAYREAAAEANPDGRPGHVVVMVHTFLGDDNEAVRELVRPSLSAYMRSSLNLILASDTGSGSDGPGSLDPDEIDFLVERSFEHYFDNIGLLGSVDKAREAVRRLTELGVDEVACLVDFGLPTDEVLSGLTHLQHLRDACGTSDAADAAG is encoded by the coding sequence ATGGATTTCAGCCTTTTCTATTTCGCCAACGACAGCGGCACCACAGAGGACGACCGGTACCGGCTGCTTCTCGAGGGCGCCCGCTTCGCGGATGAGCACGGATTCCACGCCGTGTGGACCCCGGAACGCCATTTCCACCAATTCGGAGGTACCTATCCGAACCCCTCGGTGACCGGTGCGGCCGTTGCCGCGGTCACCAGCCGTGTCAAGATCCGGGCCGGCAGCGTGGTGGCACCGCTGCACCATCCGGTGCGGATCGCCGAGGAATGGTCGGTCGTGGACAACATCTCGCGCGGCCGCGTCGGGGTGTCCTTCGCCTCCGGATGGCACGCTACCGACTTCGCACTCAACCCGTCGACGTACGGGGACCGCCGGACCGAGATGTACGAGCGGATCGAGCAGGTGCGGGCGCTGTGGCGCGGAGAGGCGATCAAGGTCACGGACGGGCTGGGAAACCCGGCCGAGGTGCGGTCCTTCCCTCCCCCGGTGCAGGCCGAACTGCCGGTGTGGATCACCAGCGTGGGCGACATCGAGACCTTCCGCAGCGCGGGCCGGATCGGCGCCGGTCTTCTGACCCATCTGCTCGGGCAGACGCCGGAGCAACTGGCCGAGAAGATCGCCGCGTACCGGGAGGCCGCCGCCGAGGCGAACCCCGACGGACGGCCCGGTCACGTCGTGGTGATGGTGCACACGTTCCTCGGCGACGACAACGAAGCCGTCCGCGAGCTCGTCAGGCCGTCACTCTCCGCCTACATGCGCAGCTCGCTCAACCTCATTCTGGCCTCGGACACCGGCTCCGGCTCCGACGGTCCTGGAAGCCTCGACCCGGACGAGATCGATTTCCTGGTCGAGCGGTCGTTCGAGCACTACTTCGACAACATCGGGCTGCTCGGCTCGGTCGACAAGGCCCGGGAAGCCGTCCGGCGCCTCACGGAACTCGGCGTGGACGAGGTCGCCTGTCTCGTCGACTTCGGACTGCCGACGGACGAGGTCCTCTCGGGCCTCACGCATCTCCAGCACCTGCGCGACGCATGTGGCACCAGCGATGCGGCGGACGCAGCGGGATGA
- a CDS encoding DUF397 domain-containing protein: MHHAFNGMAATELHGVVWQKSRHSNSQGSCVEFAKLPGGDVAVRNSRFPDGPALVYTRAEIEAMLLGMKDGEFDHLIGG, translated from the coding sequence GCGGCCACGGAGCTTCACGGCGTCGTCTGGCAGAAGAGCAGGCACAGTAACTCGCAGGGCTCGTGCGTGGAGTTCGCGAAACTGCCGGGCGGCGACGTCGCCGTGCGCAACTCGCGGTTCCCGGACGGCCCGGCGCTCGTCTACACGCGCGCCGAGATCGAGGCGATGCTGCTGGGGATGAAGGACGGGGAGTTCGACCACCTGATAGGCGGTTGA
- a CDS encoding ABC transporter permease: protein MTRRELAHWARQPVQVLVGLVFPVMMLLMFTYLIGGGKGIAGEYAEFLVPGMFALTMVFGLDATMVAVTQDLNKGVIDRFRSMPMANGAVLVGRSVADMLQSFVSLLVMMGVGLAVGWRWHGSPGAVVGAVGLLLMLRFAMLWLGIHLAMVAGRPELVVTVQILVWPVGFLSNAFTVPENMPGWLGALVEWNPLSATATAVRDLFGNDPGVVGTSWAAEHAGLLAVLWPVVLVGVFLPLAVRRFTALSR from the coding sequence ATGACGCGGCGCGAACTCGCCCACTGGGCGCGGCAGCCCGTGCAGGTCCTGGTGGGACTCGTCTTCCCGGTCATGATGCTGCTGATGTTCACCTACCTGATCGGCGGCGGGAAGGGCATCGCGGGGGAGTACGCCGAGTTCCTCGTGCCCGGCATGTTCGCGCTGACGATGGTCTTCGGGCTCGACGCGACGATGGTCGCGGTCACCCAGGACCTCAACAAGGGCGTGATCGACCGGTTCCGCTCCATGCCGATGGCCAACGGCGCGGTCCTGGTGGGGCGGTCCGTCGCCGACATGCTCCAGTCGTTCGTCTCGCTCCTGGTCATGATGGGCGTCGGACTCGCGGTCGGCTGGCGCTGGCACGGCTCGCCCGGGGCGGTCGTCGGGGCCGTCGGGCTGCTGCTGATGCTGCGGTTCGCGATGCTGTGGCTCGGCATCCACCTGGCGATGGTCGCGGGCAGGCCGGAGCTGGTGGTGACCGTGCAGATCCTGGTGTGGCCGGTCGGGTTCCTCTCCAACGCCTTCACGGTCCCGGAGAACATGCCGGGCTGGCTGGGCGCGCTGGTCGAGTGGAACCCGCTGTCGGCGACGGCCACGGCCGTCCGTGATCTCTTCGGCAACGACCCGGGGGTGGTGGGCACGTCCTGGGCGGCGGAACACGCGGGGCTTCTGGCGGTGCTGTGGCCCGTGGTGCTCGTGGGGGTATTCCTGCCGTTGGCGGTCCGCAGGTTCACGGCGCTGAGCAGGTAG
- a CDS encoding DinB family protein: MVTHVSAEAHGDERGALIAFVEAQRGGVRRSVIGLTDERARTRPSASELTLGGLVKHVAEVELNWLRMAQGKPNEKARTQETWGDGFVLAEGETLAETLAFWDGVARETEAFIREVPSLDDTFPLPEAPWFPKDGAVSMRWLMLHLVEEIGRHAGHADIVRESLDGKTAFELVALEQGYPSQS, translated from the coding sequence ATGGTCACCCACGTCAGCGCGGAAGCACACGGCGACGAGCGCGGCGCCCTCATCGCCTTCGTGGAGGCCCAGCGCGGCGGTGTCCGCCGCTCGGTCATCGGCCTCACCGACGAGCGGGCGAGGACCCGCCCGAGCGCCAGCGAGCTGACGCTCGGCGGTCTCGTGAAGCACGTCGCGGAGGTGGAGCTCAACTGGCTCCGCATGGCGCAGGGCAAGCCCAACGAGAAGGCCCGCACGCAGGAGACGTGGGGCGACGGCTTCGTCCTGGCGGAGGGTGAGACGCTCGCGGAGACGCTGGCGTTCTGGGACGGGGTCGCCCGCGAGACGGAGGCGTTCATCCGTGAGGTGCCGAGCCTGGACGACACCTTCCCGCTGCCCGAGGCGCCGTGGTTCCCGAAGGACGGCGCCGTGTCGATGCGCTGGCTGATGCTGCACCTGGTCGAGGAGATCGGGCGGCACGCGGGCCACGCCGACATCGTCCGCGAGTCCTTGGACGGGAAGACGGCCTTCGAGCTGGTGGCACTTGAACAGGGCTACCCTAGTCAAAGTTGA
- a CDS encoding MerR family transcriptional regulator, whose product MSYSVGQVAAFAGVTVRTLHHYDEIGLLVPGGRSHAGHRRYGDDDLDRLQQILFYRELGFPLDEVAALLDDPDTDPRVHLRRQHELLTARIHRLQEMAAAVETAMEAKKMGINLTPEEKFEVFGDHDPDQYAEEVEQRWGDTDAYREAQRKSASYTKDDWKRINDEFDAVHARVGELLGRGVPADSVEAMEAAEEHRRFITENHYTCSHEMHTSLGEMYVADERFTAFYEDIRPGLAVYLRDAILANAARNA is encoded by the coding sequence ATGAGCTACTCCGTGGGACAGGTCGCCGCTTTCGCCGGAGTGACCGTGCGCACGCTGCACCACTACGACGAGATCGGCCTGCTGGTGCCCGGCGGGCGCAGCCACGCGGGTCACCGGCGCTACGGCGACGACGACCTCGACCGGCTGCAGCAGATCCTGTTCTACAGGGAGCTCGGTTTCCCCCTCGACGAGGTGGCGGCCCTCCTGGACGACCCGGACACGGACCCACGGGTCCACCTGCGCCGTCAGCACGAACTGCTGACCGCGCGGATCCACCGGCTCCAGGAGATGGCCGCCGCCGTCGAGACCGCCATGGAGGCGAAGAAGATGGGCATCAACCTCACGCCCGAGGAGAAGTTCGAGGTCTTCGGAGACCACGATCCCGACCAGTACGCCGAGGAGGTCGAGCAGCGCTGGGGCGACACGGACGCCTACCGCGAGGCGCAGCGCAAGTCCGCCTCGTACACCAAGGACGACTGGAAGCGGATCAACGACGAGTTCGACGCGGTCCACGCGCGCGTGGGCGAGCTGCTCGGCCGCGGCGTGCCCGCCGACTCCGTGGAGGCCATGGAAGCGGCGGAGGAGCACCGCCGCTTCATCACGGAGAACCACTACACGTGCTCGCACGAGATGCACACCAGTCTCGGCGAGATGTACGTGGCCGACGAGCGCTTCACGGCCTTCTACGAAGACATCAGGCCCGGCCTCGCGGTGTACCTGCGGGACGCGATCCTCGCGAACGCGGCCCGCAACGCGTGA
- a CDS encoding PadR family transcriptional regulator, with protein sequence MSAIRLLVMGAVRQHGRAHGYQVRNDLEYWGAHEWSNAKPGSIYHALKQLAKQGLLRAHEIAPSTAGGPPRTEYEMTEQGTEEYLSLLRESLTTYDQRPDILTAALGLMVDLPREEVVGLLKERVRRIEEWRTSVTEYYTPEEGPEQLGHIGEIMNYWVHSADTGAEWTQSLIARVEGGAYTFAGEGDPFVGVLADGEENPFASGDRHAGDDH encoded by the coding sequence ATGTCGGCGATCCGGCTGCTGGTGATGGGGGCCGTGCGCCAGCACGGCCGCGCCCACGGCTATCAGGTCCGCAACGACCTGGAGTACTGGGGCGCCCACGAGTGGTCCAACGCCAAGCCGGGGTCGATCTACCACGCCCTGAAGCAGCTGGCGAAGCAAGGGCTGCTGCGCGCGCACGAGATCGCGCCCTCCACGGCCGGCGGCCCGCCGCGCACGGAGTACGAGATGACGGAGCAGGGAACGGAGGAATACCTCTCCCTCCTCCGTGAGTCCCTGACGACGTACGACCAGCGGCCCGACATCCTCACGGCGGCGCTCGGCCTCATGGTCGACCTGCCGCGCGAGGAGGTCGTGGGCCTCCTCAAGGAGCGGGTGCGGCGCATCGAGGAGTGGCGGACCTCCGTCACCGAGTACTACACGCCGGAGGAAGGGCCCGAACAGCTGGGCCACATCGGCGAGATCATGAACTACTGGGTGCACTCGGCCGACACGGGCGCGGAGTGGACTCAGAGCCTCATCGCGCGCGTGGAGGGCGGCGCGTACACCTTCGCGGGGGAGGGCGACCCCTTTGTGGGCGTGCTCGCGGACGGTGAGGAGAACCCGTTCGCGTCGGGGGACCGGCACGCTGGGGACGATCACTAA